The DNA window CAACAGCATAATTAAAAATGTTGTTTGTTTCATTGTTTTTGTTTTTTGATGATGGTATAAAAATAATGATTTAAGTGCTTTGGTTGGTTTAGCGATTAGAAGTCGCTCCAACATAATTTGGATATTATACATCCCACATTTTATGTCAAATGGATGATGGAAAAATTTTAATGGAAAATGTAAAGCTTTTATTTCCGGGACTAATCACACATTTACCATTTTACATCTTACATGCAACATTTGACATTTCACGGCCTATCCATCACTGTTCCGCATTTATCACAGGTGCGGTATTCCTCATTTTTGTAGAAATTCTCCATCACTACGGGCAGTTGTTTTACAATGTCTTCCAGTTCAAAATATTCCTCGTAGAGCAAATGATTGCAATTTTCGCAAAACCACTGAAAACCATCTTTTTCGCCCGGTCTGCGATAGCGTTCAATGACCAGGCCAATAGAGCCGGCTGATCTTTGTGGAGAATGTGGCACTTTGGGTGGCAAAAGAAAAATCTCCCCTTCCTTGATTTGAATATCTCGGGGCTGACCGTTTTCCATCACGCGCAAAATGATATTGCCTTCCAATTGATAGAAAAACTCCTCGCCTTCATTGTAGTGGAAATCCTTTCGGGAATTGGGGCCACCCACCACCATTACTATAAAATCGTCATTGTCTTTAAATACTTGCTGATTGCCAACGGGAGGTTTGAGCAAATTGCGGTGTTCGTCAATCCATTTTTTGAAATTGAAAGGAGCTGAAAGTGCCATAATCTTAGTTTTTTGCTTTTGCTAAAAATAAAGGAAGATTAAGGATATTGCAAAAACCATTAATTCCTGAATATGTTATGGTGCTTTTGGATTAATGAGTTTAGGGACAATAATAACATTAAATAGGCCTGGTAAAGCTTTTCATCTTCATGGCAGGAGATTACCAGTCAAGCTGGCAATGACGAGAATATTTCATCTAAAACCTAAACCCAACTGTCCCATACACCGAAATGCCTTCAGCTGGTATAATGCCCGGACCGGGATAGCCTTCAGCCCTGCGCGTGAAGTACATATTGTTGGTCAGGTTGTTGACGCCAGTGCTTAACGTAAACCACTTTTTAAACTTGTACTCCAAAGCCAAATCCATTACATAATAGGAAGGA is part of the Chitinophagales bacterium genome and encodes:
- a CDS encoding 3-hydroxyanthranilate 3,4-dioxygenase, which translates into the protein MALSAPFNFKKWIDEHRNLLKPPVGNQQVFKDNDDFIVMVVGGPNSRKDFHYNEGEEFFYQLEGNIILRVMENGQPRDIQIKEGEIFLLPPKVPHSPQRSAGSIGLVIERYRRPGEKDGFQWFCENCNHLLYEEYFELEDIVKQLPVVMENFYKNEEYRTCDKCGTVMDRP